In Thermodesulfobacteriota bacterium, the genomic window GCGGCACCCGGGTCCCGGAATCCGGCCCCCTTTTCCCCCACGAGAGGAGAATCCCATGGCGTCCGAAAAGGTCCTCACGATCACCGATGCGGACTTCGATGAGAAGGTGCTCAAGGCTTCCCAGCCCGTGCTGGTGGACTTCTGGGCGGCGTGGTGCGGCCCCTGCCGCATGATGACCCCCGTGGTGGAAGAGTTGGCCGGCGCCTACGACGGCAAGGTGGTGGTGGC contains:
- the trxA gene encoding thioredoxin gives rise to the protein MASEKVLTITDADFDEKVLKASQPVLVDFWAAWCGPCRMMTPVVEELAGAYDGKVVVAKMNVDENPQTPAKYGVRGIPNIKLFRGGQVVDEVVGAVPRQKLEELLKKVA